A section of the Sus scrofa isolate TJ Tabasco breed Duroc unplaced genomic scaffold, Sscrofa11.1 Contig1734, whole genome shotgun sequence genome encodes:
- the LOC100513907 gene encoding olfactory receptor 5F1-like gives MARKNHTLLTEFVLLGLADTLEQQITLFMLFLVMYTLTVLGNVGMILLIRMEARLHTPMYFFLAVLSFADVSYSSTITPKMLVDLLSERKTISFAGCFLQMYFFIAFATTECILFGLMAYDRYVVICNPLLYSLIMSRTVCLKMAAGALTAGLLNSMVHTGYISSLPFCRSNVIHHFFCDNPPLFKLSCSDTHLYEVTLSTFAGMNMVGTLLVILTSYSYILFSIFRMHSGEGRHKAFSTCASHLTAIILFYSTAIYTYLRPTSSYSLNQDKVASVFYTVVIPMLNPLIYSLRNKEVKKALWNIITRKSVPSFL, from the coding sequence ATGGCCAGAAAAAATCATACTTTGCTGACTGAGTTCGTCCTGTTGGGGTTAGCAGACACACTGGAGCAACAGATTACcctctttatgctttttttggtGATGTACACACTTACAGTCTTGGGGAATGTTGGAATGATCCTCTTAATCAGGATGGAGGCCCGACttcacacacccatgtacttcttcctggctGTCCTATCTTTTGCAGACGTTAGTTATTCATCCACCATCACTCCAAAGATGCTGGTAGACCTATTATCAGAAAGGAAAACCATCTCCTTTGCCGGCTGCTTCCTGCAGATGTACTTCTTTATAGCCTTTGCCACAACGGAATGCATCCTTTTTGGGTTAATGGCCTATGACCGTTATGTGGTCATATGCAACCCTCTGCTTTACTCCTTGATCATGTCCAGGACCGTCTGCCTAAAAATGGCAGCAGGGGCTCTTACAGCAGGACTGTTGAACTCCATGGTCCACACAGGTTATATAAGCAGTTTGCCATTCTGCAGGTCCAATGTCATccatcacttcttctgtgacaaCCCTCCACTTTTTAAGCTCTCATGTTCGGACACACACCTGTATGAAGTCACATTGTCCACTTTTGCTGGCATGAATATGGTCGGGACTCTGCTGGTGATCCTCACCTCCTACTCCTACATTCTCTTCTCCATCTTTCGTATGCAttcaggggaggggaggcacaaAGCATTCTCAACCTGTGCCTCCCACCTGACAGCTATCATTCTGTTTTATTCCACCGCCATCTATACCTATCTGAGACCTACTTCCAGCTACTCCCTGAATCAGGACAAAGTGGCTTCCGTGTTCTACACAGTGGtgatccccatgctgaaccctctGATCTACAGCCTCAGGAATAAGGAAGTAAAGAAGGCTCTATGGAATATAATTACTAGGAAAAGTGTCCCTTCATTCCTATGA